Proteins from one Mesotoga infera genomic window:
- a CDS encoding inorganic phosphate transporter encodes MILTFLPAVFFGWALGRNDAANIYGTTVTNGLLNYRFAAITASFSIIAGAMIGGRNGLETLASLSSQTLVTAAIVSAAAGLSVIILNQFGLPVSSSQAVVGAIMGIGLLNGNIDWFVVMKIFICWITTPLGAALLGYVLYGIVARFFRRIRSIVVQDITLKVLAILIGILGSFALGANNVANITGTFVGSISVDEAALIGGLSIAAGAIIFSKKVMYTVGKRIVSLEAFSSVVAILAQSLTVLIYAYIGVPVSVSQAIVGAVVGVGLARGSRNFDGRLIRRILLGWLQTPLIAGCVSAAVFAIFNFFGLN; translated from the coding sequence TTGATTTTAACCTTTTTGCCTGCGGTTTTCTTCGGCTGGGCCCTCGGAAGAAACGACGCAGCCAACATATACGGAACAACTGTTACCAACGGGCTCCTTAATTACAGGTTCGCGGCGATAACCGCGAGTTTTTCGATAATCGCCGGGGCGATGATCGGCGGCAGGAACGGACTGGAAACTCTTGCGAGTTTGAGCAGCCAGACTCTCGTTACGGCGGCGATCGTGTCGGCCGCTGCGGGTTTGTCTGTGATAATCCTGAATCAATTCGGTCTGCCTGTTTCCTCCTCTCAGGCCGTAGTGGGCGCGATCATGGGTATCGGTCTTCTCAATGGAAACATCGACTGGTTCGTGGTTATGAAGATCTTTATTTGCTGGATAACCACTCCTCTGGGCGCAGCCCTGCTCGGATACGTGCTTTACGGTATTGTAGCTAGGTTCTTTCGCAGGATAAGATCAATAGTGGTTCAGGATATAACGCTCAAGGTTCTCGCCATCTTGATTGGAATTCTCGGTTCCTTTGCTCTGGGAGCCAACAACGTGGCTAATATTACCGGTACTTTCGTTGGAAGCATATCGGTCGACGAAGCCGCACTAATAGGAGGGTTGAGCATCGCTGCGGGCGCGATAATCTTCAGCAAGAAAGTCATGTACACGGTGGGCAAGAGGATAGTCTCCCTGGAAGCCTTTTCCTCTGTCGTGGCTATTCTGGCGCAGAGCCTCACCGTTCTCATTTACGCTTATATAGGAGTTCCGGTCTCAGTATCTCAGGCCATAGTCGGGGCCGTTGTAGGTGTGGGATTGGCCCGAGGTTCGAGAAACTTCGACGGCCGCCTGATCCGGAGGATCTTGCTGGGCTGGCTGCAAACTCCGCTTATCGCAGGCTGTGTGTCGGCTGCAGTGTTCGCTATCTTTAATTTTTTCGGATTGAACTAA
- a CDS encoding HAMP domain-containing sensor histidine kinase gives MSSIRRKLFLQILAVILFIISTLWLANTFMLEPYYMKTKKDQLIKARNSINSFGVSDYQEKVDFLVDMGNELNAMILIFDGSGEPVYTTHIIPQEPGGLIPGIDTRRIPPSRKPLETVYSEKIDSGTEIELTIDRMGEQGFLSLKSRLDNGFTLHMSIPVSSIESSVSIVNGFLLVVGLFSSALALVIAFIISRRFTGSILHMNRITRKMKDLDFSEKCEIKSKDEFGQLASSIDDLSESLDMTLKKLSQKNEALKKEIEHKKVVEEMRKQFITNVSHELKTPLSLIQGYAEGLELNIASSDEKRNFYCGVIKEETAKMGRLVKDLLDLSMMETGNLTLYKSEFCIDELIKRLMGKFEKVFLKKGIEPKYAEGERTFVYADSFRTEQILTNYLNNAIYHVDERKEIFVRKDIQENLVIVRVFNSGQNIPQEEGEKIWTSFYRADNARTREEERYGIGLSIVKAICDLDGKSCGFVNLPDGVEFFFELERVKNPD, from the coding sequence ATGAGCTCAATTCGCAGGAAGCTCTTCTTACAGATTCTTGCAGTTATACTCTTTATCATTTCGACATTGTGGCTCGCAAATACCTTCATGCTTGAACCGTACTATATGAAAACGAAAAAGGATCAGTTGATCAAAGCCAGGAATAGTATCAATTCCTTCGGAGTCTCGGATTATCAGGAAAAAGTCGATTTTCTTGTCGATATGGGCAACGAGCTCAACGCCATGATTCTCATTTTTGATGGTTCGGGCGAGCCGGTCTATACGACGCACATTATTCCACAGGAGCCCGGTGGTTTAATACCCGGGATAGACACCAGAAGGATACCTCCATCCAGGAAACCTCTCGAAACGGTTTACAGCGAAAAAATAGATTCTGGCACTGAAATCGAGCTTACTATAGACAGAATGGGAGAACAGGGGTTTCTAAGCCTGAAATCCAGGCTCGATAACGGCTTCACCCTTCATATGAGTATCCCTGTGTCCTCCATCGAGAGCAGCGTCTCGATCGTAAACGGCTTTCTTCTCGTAGTTGGACTGTTTTCCTCGGCGCTGGCTCTGGTTATAGCCTTCATCATTTCAAGAAGGTTCACGGGTTCCATCCTTCACATGAACAGAATCACCAGAAAGATGAAGGATCTGGATTTCTCCGAAAAGTGTGAAATCAAATCTAAAGACGAGTTTGGACAGCTTGCCAGTAGTATAGACGATCTTTCGGAATCCCTCGATATGACGCTGAAAAAACTCAGCCAGAAGAACGAGGCACTCAAAAAGGAGATAGAACACAAAAAAGTAGTTGAAGAAATGAGAAAGCAGTTCATAACCAACGTCTCTCATGAATTAAAGACACCCCTGTCGCTTATTCAGGGCTATGCCGAAGGATTGGAACTAAACATAGCCTCAAGCGACGAAAAGCGGAACTTCTACTGTGGAGTGATCAAGGAAGAGACGGCGAAAATGGGCAGGCTCGTGAAGGACCTACTCGATCTCTCGATGATGGAAACGGGCAATTTAACACTCTATAAGAGCGAATTCTGCATCGATGAGCTGATAAAAAGGTTGATGGGAAAGTTCGAAAAGGTCTTTCTAAAAAAAGGAATCGAGCCGAAGTATGCAGAGGGTGAAAGAACGTTTGTCTATGCCGATTCTTTCAGGACGGAGCAGATACTAACCAACTACCTGAACAACGCCATTTACCATGTCGATGAAAGAAAGGAAATTTTTGTTAGAAAAGACATTCAAGAGAATTTGGTGATTGTGCGGGTGTTCAACTCAGGCCAGAACATACCCCAGGAAGAAGGCGAGAAGATCTGGACCAGTTTTTATAGAGCCGACAATGCCAGAACAAGGGAAGAGGAGAGGTACGGCATAGGGCTTTCGATAGTCAAGGCCATCTGCGATCTGGATGGCAAAAGTTGTGGGTTTGTGAACCTTCCAGATGGTGTGGAGTTTTTCTTCGAGTTGGAAAGGGTAAAAAACCCGGATTAG
- a CDS encoding GNAT family N-acetyltransferase — translation MEWFREEYSVSDKTEKVQRKVVNDYIINRSYWGKGRTCEQMNRAMNNSICFSLFKREEQIGFARVITDYALIFYLADVFVLEEHRRKGLGRWLIECVLDYPPIKNIKGMLNTKDAHSLYEKYGFKILDDPRSTMIRRP, via the coding sequence ATGGAATGGTTCAGGGAAGAATACTCGGTGAGCGATAAAACGGAAAAAGTTCAGCGGAAAGTCGTGAATGACTATATAATCAACCGATCCTACTGGGGAAAAGGAAGAACCTGCGAACAGATGAATAGGGCCATGAACAACTCAATTTGTTTCAGTCTTTTCAAGCGAGAGGAACAGATAGGATTCGCAAGGGTTATAACCGACTATGCGCTCATCTTTTACCTGGCCGATGTCTTCGTTCTCGAGGAGCATAGAAGAAAGGGATTGGGCAGGTGGCTTATCGAATGTGTTCTCGATTACCCACCGATCAAAAATATCAAGGGAATGCTTAACACTAAAGATGCACACAGTCTTTACGAAAAGTATGGGTTCAAAATACTGGATGACCCTCGAAGCACAATGATTAGAAGACCGTGA
- a CDS encoding carboxylate--amine ligase, whose protein sequence is MRVLVTGARMWYALNSIRLLARQGHEVFAADSGKVSGGLYSRYLKGKFIYPPVSEKSDEFIECLLKKIEELKIDVLFPTFEEGFVISRFMYRFEGRVRVIVPRHDHIQVLHDKWTMTQLASSLSIPVPVTTLLKDFDTARMNFPLIVKPRDQRSAEGIVKVQTLSQLKKLSATLDGTKTLAQEWKTPHQICTTGLAFNGKLKGNVIYHNIREYPESGGVGTCRVSMKCEKVESYVSRIVEALGYSGFISMDFLYDRNEDEYYLVDVNPRMSPGLLVAHTSGIDFVRGYMDMVDGGDIKSFGGVVPGRGTYTTAMEIGWYFSTLFKGKFRNLKGFFKSRKGLKDDTWDIRDPIPFFIVLFAMAYTAVFGPFMGGQTKGFSLGATYDSEKFSVEKAESEKNREVG, encoded by the coding sequence ATGAGAGTACTGGTTACAGGTGCCAGGATGTGGTATGCGCTCAACAGCATACGGCTTTTGGCCAGACAGGGTCATGAGGTCTTCGCTGCCGACAGCGGCAAGGTCAGCGGTGGTCTGTATTCGAGATATTTGAAAGGTAAATTCATATATCCTCCCGTTAGCGAGAAGAGCGACGAATTCATAGAGTGTCTTCTCAAAAAAATAGAAGAATTGAAGATAGACGTACTTTTCCCCACCTTCGAAGAAGGCTTCGTTATAAGCAGATTCATGTACAGGTTCGAGGGGCGTGTCAGGGTTATCGTGCCCAGGCATGATCATATACAGGTTTTGCACGATAAGTGGACAATGACTCAACTGGCCTCCTCTCTCTCGATCCCTGTCCCCGTTACAACACTTCTAAAGGACTTCGATACTGCCAGGATGAACTTCCCGCTTATCGTGAAGCCACGCGACCAGAGGTCGGCCGAAGGGATCGTAAAAGTCCAAACGCTTTCTCAATTGAAAAAGCTTTCCGCCACTCTGGACGGCACAAAAACGCTGGCCCAGGAATGGAAAACTCCCCACCAGATATGCACGACAGGGCTGGCTTTCAACGGCAAATTGAAGGGAAACGTTATCTATCACAACATAAGGGAGTATCCGGAGTCCGGCGGGGTTGGAACCTGCAGAGTATCGATGAAATGCGAAAAAGTGGAGTCGTACGTTTCCAGGATAGTGGAAGCCCTGGGATACTCGGGATTCATTTCGATGGATTTCCTCTACGACCGGAACGAAGATGAGTACTATCTCGTCGATGTCAACCCCAGAATGAGTCCTGGGCTTCTGGTTGCGCACACCTCGGGGATTGATTTCGTCAGAGGTTATATGGACATGGTCGATGGCGGCGATATAAAAAGCTTCGGCGGGGTTGTTCCGGGCAGGGGAACGTACACTACTGCCATGGAGATCGGCTGGTACTTCAGCACTCTGTTCAAGGGAAAGTTCAGGAACCTGAAGGGTTTCTTCAAGAGCAGAAAAGGGTTGAAGGACGACACCTGGGACATAAGGGACCCCATCCCCTTTTTCATCGTACTCTTTGCGATGGCTTATACGGCTGTCTTCGGTCCGTTTATGGGAGGACAGACTAAAGGTTTCTCGCTTGGCGCAACTTACGATTCCGAGAAGTTCTCAGTAGAAAAGGCCGAATCCGAGAAAAACAGAGAAGTCGGTTAA
- a CDS encoding zinc ribbon domain-containing protein, whose amino-acid sequence MYNRLEDSTRIIIGIIGGIIYAVGVGLIIFSFASFFLAPAIGMVFTSMFTLVILGIVASSIGRALVGMARTRKYSGPLDDQRSLRREVQEDMTYNYTFVSDREAKTERKKSQSYSRCPECDAENDDRASTCQNCGASLVGYKKCSLCYKLNEMDKRFCSNCGHDFNLD is encoded by the coding sequence ATGTACAACCGCTTGGAGGATTCAACAAGAATAATCATAGGAATAATAGGAGGAATAATCTACGCGGTCGGCGTTGGATTGATAATATTCAGTTTCGCCAGTTTCTTTCTAGCGCCGGCAATCGGAATGGTCTTCACAAGTATGTTCACTCTTGTGATCCTCGGAATTGTCGCCTCCTCTATAGGGAGAGCCCTGGTCGGAATGGCCAGAACGAGGAAATACAGCGGACCTCTGGATGACCAGAGATCTCTGCGAAGAGAGGTTCAAGAAGATATGACTTACAACTACACCTTTGTATCCGATAGAGAAGCAAAAACCGAGAGAAAGAAGTCTCAGAGTTACTCCAGATGTCCCGAATGCGATGCGGAGAACGACGACAGAGCCTCTACCTGTCAGAACTGTGGAGCTTCTCTGGTGGGTTATAAAAAGTGCTCGCTCTGTTATAAACTGAACGAAATGGACAAAAGGTTCTGCTCCAACTGCGGCCACGATTTCAATCTCGATTAA
- a CDS encoding SdrD B-like domain-containing protein: MRLRFLFIVLFLLSGAVSLIALQNYVDPAGYPAPWPDNPSLPLASYEFNSLNDLIDYYPTNYWNVAGGILSLTGSGERRAILDGDEGWDDYVVRSFGRITGGIQSGGSGYAIYVRVTGTARNINAYAFQVDPGLGNRFALRKVTDGRESGVLVWGAPAADFDWLEWHEVTIVARENSFTMYVDGIEVLRYTDNDNPFMNGRVGLRSWGPTQVEFDYVRVNESGSATSEWIPYTYSRGPIYDASGNSDNSNGGTSPRQEGDFVSSQNLPSIQFFADCDNLMFRMVLASNPLQLTGSGAPYKSSTWNILIDIDGDGYRDFAIELDGTDQGVAPDDIKVFYSTGKNQLLPDSDLIWKQDSAKHLTSPTNADGEPGRPADWDRDPSPLVRDFGRTRVIEYVDPSLGTVYLLDIQVPLAALDATSRGGPKLTTDDIFQLAFTTSSNTNNPIQKDLAFQGTYSMALNKPIPFGDLVNSCGHISQIPLTSSISVSGCGPSMIEAFVLDSHTAVSGVIRSTVTSVKFYYYFDYNGNGVADDGFEWVLIGDATAVDQFNPWRFQWNNSQVPQGDYIIKAVVRDNQGNTMDSYVQYNSGELRKVALLENTCSSISLTVSGKAFEDRGDNGGPFVSGVDLPKTNVRVRIYREADGNDVISNGDVFVAETNTDANGNYSFGPLPQYRYYVVVDSKSVAPTALNPGFPPATPWAEQTFKREFVNGAYYDVQAFGGINPEVSDNFATGSTAVSASNFQHLSVVDLSDGTQTVTGIDHGFSFNVIVNTNDTGDNGFRVAGNQGTLRQFVLNSNSIAGANAARFVMQTSQNSSSGSNSWWTIQPMSALPDITDIQTTIDGTVYTVQGNIINSNGSNFGGGLAGVDKIAIPPLNGKEIEIDSNGLEYVLRTSATAQGFSLKNIAFFNGGGTIGDVTAPVVINGQNFNLDNIVSGARADGSRPEDSSLNRRYGLVINASGTLKDSYIAYNGSGLLLTGNTIDVNRIIVLDNGIGPSGTDGNGVSIVSPAISVTLRNSIVESNGGSHAGVTHGNGVYTQGDKLTLLENTTIVDSTASAISLNESVGAVIRKSIVNGSLSGPGIRVSSDSSYGDFSLNSFGDNRGLAIDLLRSPSSDIIEGVNPNDGLLNANYGNMGVDHPVIALATRSGSALSIQGFVGQNTPSAVFAGSVVEIYSARAGDGDSYSGEDYGEGIKYIGSLIVDSQGNFEGNVSPVSEDTKVITAITRYESFSNVLGIPAYATSEFGPNKSVGSGLKISGYVYEDLNFNRTRDYAEPGIAGVRLKLWKFDGSGWTFQSYTQTDNEGFYSFDVSQGTYRVVEDAQNLFNSSTEGSDPVGYISTTPNWVEVIVDTVNKTADFGDFRGFIVKGFIFDDSGAGVISQANNATRDPGEAQIPGVLVTLTNGSDKYTRYTDQDGLYRFFVSGDPVYPIVIRETDLPAYTSTGDHDSGGSAPLDERNTITINSNVDSFAFYNFADVKRLLIEGINTVSGLPGNTVNLDHSLLVATYGSVSLETISSQGFGIAVYELDSAGNVLGLWDSNIARSPARYYFRLTVNIPTEAISGTFDTIIVRAVQDWSNSVGSDRAETYDTITVGAEGLSLRKETRNFSISGDWGLSSEGKPGEIIEYRISFANNGTLSIPSVVITDPLDRDLQLLQSSYSMGSSHGNVILSVDGSERLLVAEDGGDLNLDWAFCEGGVLTVNITKIIGALQPGSSGWLIFKTRLRR; this comes from the coding sequence ATGCGCTTAAGATTTCTCTTTATCGTTCTGTTTTTGTTATCTGGAGCTGTTAGTTTAATAGCTTTGCAGAATTATGTAGATCCCGCAGGTTATCCGGCTCCCTGGCCGGATAATCCGAGCCTCCCACTCGCTTCTTACGAGTTCAACAGTCTTAACGACCTTATAGATTACTACCCCACCAATTACTGGAATGTAGCCGGCGGTATTCTATCGCTTACCGGTTCTGGCGAGCGCAGAGCGATACTGGATGGTGATGAAGGCTGGGACGATTACGTTGTGAGGAGCTTTGGCAGAATCACCGGCGGGATTCAGTCCGGCGGTTCCGGTTATGCGATATATGTCAGGGTTACAGGTACTGCCAGGAACATAAACGCCTACGCTTTTCAGGTCGATCCAGGACTCGGAAATAGATTTGCATTGAGAAAGGTCACAGATGGTAGAGAGTCCGGTGTTCTGGTCTGGGGAGCCCCGGCCGCAGATTTCGACTGGTTGGAATGGCATGAAGTAACCATAGTGGCAAGGGAAAATTCATTCACTATGTATGTCGATGGAATTGAGGTTTTAAGATACACCGACAATGACAACCCTTTCATGAACGGTAGAGTCGGTCTCAGGTCCTGGGGACCAACACAGGTCGAATTTGACTATGTTCGAGTGAATGAAAGCGGTTCGGCAACTAGCGAGTGGATCCCGTACACTTATTCGAGAGGACCGATCTACGATGCTTCAGGCAACAGCGACAACTCCAATGGTGGAACCAGTCCCAGGCAGGAAGGAGATTTTGTCAGTTCTCAGAATTTGCCTTCGATACAGTTCTTCGCCGACTGCGACAATCTCATGTTCAGAATGGTGCTTGCCAGTAACCCTCTACAACTAACCGGTTCAGGGGCTCCCTATAAATCTTCTACATGGAATATACTAATAGATATTGACGGCGACGGTTATAGAGACTTCGCAATTGAACTCGACGGAACCGATCAAGGAGTTGCACCTGACGATATCAAGGTGTTTTATAGTACTGGCAAGAATCAGCTTTTGCCCGACAGTGATCTTATATGGAAACAGGATAGTGCAAAACACTTGACCAGCCCGACTAATGCCGATGGTGAACCTGGTAGACCAGCAGACTGGGACCGCGACCCCTCGCCTTTGGTACGGGATTTTGGAAGAACCAGAGTTATCGAGTACGTTGATCCCTCGCTAGGTACTGTTTATCTTCTGGATATCCAGGTGCCACTGGCAGCTCTAGACGCTACTTCCAGAGGCGGCCCGAAACTCACTACCGACGATATCTTTCAGCTTGCGTTCACTACCAGCTCGAACACAAACAATCCAATACAGAAGGATCTCGCCTTTCAAGGGACTTATAGTATGGCTCTTAACAAGCCTATCCCCTTTGGAGACCTTGTGAATTCATGTGGACATATTTCGCAGATTCCTCTGACATCGAGTATCAGCGTTTCCGGTTGCGGTCCTTCCATGATCGAGGCTTTTGTGCTCGACTCGCATACCGCCGTCTCAGGAGTAATACGTTCGACGGTAACAAGCGTTAAGTTCTACTATTATTTTGACTATAACGGTAATGGAGTTGCCGACGACGGGTTCGAGTGGGTCTTGATCGGAGACGCAACGGCCGTGGACCAGTTCAACCCCTGGAGGTTCCAGTGGAATAATTCTCAGGTGCCTCAGGGAGACTACATAATTAAGGCAGTAGTGAGAGACAATCAAGGCAACACAATGGACTCCTATGTGCAGTACAATAGCGGCGAACTCAGAAAAGTAGCACTCTTGGAAAATACTTGTAGCAGTATCTCGCTGACAGTCTCCGGAAAAGCCTTTGAAGACCGAGGAGACAATGGTGGGCCTTTTGTTTCGGGTGTCGATCTGCCAAAGACTAACGTTAGGGTGAGAATTTACAGAGAGGCCGACGGTAACGATGTGATCAGTAACGGCGACGTGTTTGTCGCAGAGACTAATACCGATGCCAATGGCAACTACTCTTTCGGACCTTTGCCTCAATATAGATACTACGTCGTTGTGGATTCGAAGAGCGTCGCTCCGACAGCACTCAATCCCGGATTTCCACCTGCGACTCCCTGGGCCGAACAGACCTTCAAACGCGAGTTCGTGAACGGCGCTTACTACGATGTTCAGGCCTTCGGCGGCATAAACCCGGAGGTCTCAGATAATTTCGCGACCGGAAGCACCGCGGTCAGCGCCAGTAACTTCCAGCATCTCTCGGTAGTGGATCTCTCTGATGGCACACAGACAGTAACGGGAATCGATCATGGCTTCTCGTTCAACGTGATTGTCAACACAAACGATACGGGAGATAACGGCTTCAGAGTTGCCGGCAATCAGGGAACGCTGCGGCAGTTTGTGCTGAACTCAAATTCAATTGCCGGAGCCAATGCGGCGAGATTCGTCATGCAGACCTCTCAAAATTCATCTTCAGGTAGCAATAGTTGGTGGACAATACAGCCTATGTCAGCCTTACCGGACATTACCGACATCCAGACAACTATTGACGGTACTGTATACACTGTGCAGGGGAACATCATAAACAGTAACGGCTCAAACTTTGGGGGCGGTCTTGCCGGAGTCGATAAAATTGCCATACCCCCACTCAACGGCAAAGAGATCGAGATAGACTCTAACGGTCTAGAGTATGTCCTGAGAACTTCGGCAACCGCGCAAGGCTTCTCGTTGAAGAACATCGCTTTCTTTAACGGTGGTGGCACTATCGGCGACGTTACCGCCCCGGTAGTCATCAACGGCCAGAACTTCAATCTTGATAATATTGTGAGCGGGGCAAGAGCCGATGGATCTAGACCTGAAGATAGCAGTCTAAACAGAAGATACGGTCTGGTTATCAACGCGAGCGGAACTCTAAAAGACTCGTATATCGCTTACAACGGCTCCGGTCTTCTGCTGACTGGAAATACCATAGATGTAAACAGGATAATTGTACTGGACAACGGCATCGGTCCTTCGGGAACCGACGGAAATGGCGTTTCGATAGTCTCTCCGGCGATTTCAGTTACTTTAAGGAACTCTATCGTAGAATCGAATGGCGGAAGCCACGCCGGCGTGACTCACGGAAACGGTGTCTATACACAGGGAGACAAACTGACGCTTCTGGAGAATACAACGATCGTCGATTCAACCGCTTCGGCCATATCGCTCAACGAATCTGTGGGAGCAGTTATAAGAAAGTCAATCGTCAACGGCTCTCTTAGCGGCCCCGGTATAAGAGTTAGCAGCGATTCAAGTTACGGCGACTTTTCGCTAAACTCTTTTGGTGATAATCGCGGTCTTGCGATTGATCTTCTCAGATCACCATCTTCAGACATAATTGAGGGTGTGAATCCCAACGACGGGCTTCTCAATGCAAACTATGGCAATATGGGAGTCGATCACCCTGTAATAGCTCTGGCAACGCGAAGCGGGAGCGCTCTGTCTATTCAGGGATTTGTCGGTCAGAACACTCCCAGCGCAGTCTTTGCCGGTTCTGTCGTTGAAATATACTCTGCAAGAGCAGGGGACGGAGACTCTTATTCGGGAGAGGACTACGGTGAAGGAATAAAGTATATCGGGTCACTCATAGTAGATTCTCAGGGAAACTTCGAGGGCAATGTCTCCCCTGTCTCCGAGGACACAAAGGTCATAACAGCTATAACCCGTTACGAAAGCTTCAGTAACGTTCTCGGCATTCCTGCTTACGCCACTTCCGAGTTCGGTCCGAATAAATCAGTTGGTTCGGGTCTGAAGATCAGCGGTTACGTCTATGAAGATCTCAATTTCAACAGGACCCGCGACTATGCCGAACCCGGTATTGCGGGAGTCAGGCTGAAGCTCTGGAAGTTTGATGGAAGCGGCTGGACTTTCCAGTCTTACACTCAGACGGACAATGAAGGTTTTTATAGCTTCGATGTTTCACAGGGAACTTACAGAGTTGTGGAAGACGCCCAGAATCTCTTCAATTCATCAACTGAAGGATCTGATCCTGTTGGATACATATCCACGACTCCGAACTGGGTTGAAGTGATAGTAGATACAGTAAACAAAACGGCCGATTTCGGTGATTTCAGAGGTTTTATTGTGAAAGGCTTTATCTTCGATGACTCCGGTGCAGGCGTCATCTCTCAGGCCAATAATGCTACAAGAGATCCGGGAGAGGCGCAAATACCGGGAGTGCTGGTTACACTGACAAACGGGTCGGATAAATATACAAGATACACAGACCAGGACGGTCTTTACAGATTCTTCGTCTCCGGAGATCCTGTCTATCCAATTGTAATAAGAGAGACGGATCTTCCGGCGTATACATCAACGGGCGACCATGATAGCGGCGGGTCTGCCCCTCTTGATGAGAGGAATACTATAACGATAAATTCAAATGTTGATTCTTTTGCCTTCTACAATTTCGCAGATGTGAAGAGATTGCTCATCGAAGGTATAAACACCGTTTCGGGACTTCCGGGAAATACCGTTAACCTCGATCATTCTCTGCTCGTTGCAACTTATGGTAGCGTTTCTCTGGAGACCATTTCATCTCAAGGCTTCGGTATAGCTGTTTATGAACTCGATTCGGCAGGGAATGTGCTGGGCCTGTGGGATAGTAATATCGCAAGGTCTCCGGCAAGGTATTATTTCAGATTGACAGTCAACATACCTACAGAAGCCATCAGCGGCACATTCGATACGATAATAGTCAGAGCAGTACAAGACTGGTCTAATTCTGTGGGAAGCGATCGTGCCGAGACTTACGATACAATTACCGTTGGAGCCGAGGGCCTGTCGCTACGCAAAGAGACCCGCAATTTCTCGATCTCGGGTGACTGGGGATTGTCATCTGAAGGAAAGCCCGGGGAGATAATCGAGTACCGGATCTCATTTGCCAACAATGGAACTCTTTCGATTCCTTCTGTTGTGATAACCGATCCTCTGGATAGAGATTTGCAGTTACTTCAGAGCAGTTATTCGATGGGCAGCTCTCACGGTAACGTGATTCTCTCTGTCGATGGCAGCGAGCGTCTGCTGGTCGCCGAAGACGGTGGCGACTTAAATCTCGATTGGGCCTTCTGCGAGGGGGGAGTTCTGACGGTTAATATCACAAAGATAATCGGTGCGTTGCAGCCAGGCTCCTCTGGCTGGCTGATATTCAAGACGAGACTTAGAAGATAA